In the genome of Methanobrevibacter sp., the window TAGTACTGGTCCTGAAATGGCTAGAGTTGAAGAAGCATTAGGCTTTTTAGATGATAATTTTTAATTAATATATCATGAGGGATTTTATATGTTAACAAAAATTTACAGAGTTAAAGGTACTTTTGTAATGGGCGATGAATATCATAAGTTTACTAAAGAATACAAAGCTACTTGTGAAGCTGATATTGAAGAAAAAATCTTTGAACGTTTCGGAAGTAAACATGGTATTAACAGGAATCAAATTTCAATCAAATCTATTGAAGAAATTGCTCCTGAAGATGTTGAAGACCCAATTGTAAAAGAAATTTTATAAGTTTTGTTGGTGTTACCATGGAAGATCAACAAAGATTAAATAATCTTCTTAATGACATTAATGCATACAAACAACAAGCTGAATTAATTCAACAACAAATTGAAATGATTCAATCTTCCATTGCTGAAGTTGATGCATTATTCAATACTTTAGAAGATATTGAAGGTAAAGAATCTGTTGAGGCGTTTGTTCCTGTAGGTGCAGGTTCTTTCATTAAAGGAGAACTTAAAAGTACTGATGAAATTATTGTAAGTATCGGTTCTGGTCTTGCTGTTAAAAAAGATGCAGACGGCGCTCGTGAGATTCTCACAGGGCAAAAAGAAGATTTAAGTGAAAGCTTAGACAAAATGCTGGCTAACTTACAACAATGCACTGATATTGTTGGAAATCTTCAAGCTCAAGCTGAGCAAATCGCCGCTGCAGCTCAAGGCAACATGACTCAAATGGGATAAATACTTTACAATTTTTTCTTTTTTTTCTATTTTTTTAATATTTCTTCTTGTTTTTTATAATGCCTTTAAATACTATGAAAAAGGTAAATATTAACAGTATAGATTTTTAACTAAAATAAAAGGTTGGGTTAATTTTGTTTGAATCATTAAAAAAGAAGTTTTCACGTACTAGTGAAAAGTTAGAAGAAGAGATTATCGAAGAAGCTGAAGCAGAAGATAACCTTCAAGAGGAAAAAGGCACTAGATTTTCATTTTTCTCATTTGGACGTAAAAATAAGGAAGAAAAAGAAGAAGATAAGGAAGATGAATCTAATTTGCTTCCTGAAGCTGAAGATACAAGTATGGATGAAGAAACTTCTGCAGATGAAGTTGAAGAGGACAAAAAGTCCGGATTTTTCAGCAGGTTTAGATCTAGTGATGATGAAGCCGAAGAAGACTCAGAAGAAGATTCAGAAGAAGAAGTCGAAGAAGATTTGGAAGAGGACATTGAAGAAGTTCAAGAGGAGAAAAAATCTCACTTCTGGAGCAGAAATAAAGATAAAGATAAAAATAAGGAAGA includes:
- the rpl18a gene encoding 50S ribosomal protein L18Ae, coding for MLTKIYRVKGTFVMGDEYHKFTKEYKATCEADIEEKIFERFGSKHGINRNQISIKSIEEIAPEDVEDPIVKEIL
- the pfdA gene encoding prefoldin subunit alpha, translated to MEDQQRLNNLLNDINAYKQQAELIQQQIEMIQSSIAEVDALFNTLEDIEGKESVEAFVPVGAGSFIKGELKSTDEIIVSIGSGLAVKKDADGAREILTGQKEDLSESLDKMLANLQQCTDIVGNLQAQAEQIAAAAQGNMTQMG